One Thermomonas paludicola genomic window, TGCCCACCGCGGCGAACGCGAACGCGCCGGTCACGTGGGTGGCCGCGCCCAGCCCCGCGCCGCAGTCGAGCTTCAGCGCTTCGTCCTTGCCCAGCTGCGGGCGCACGCCGCAGACGCTGCCGTCGGCCTGCGGATAGCGCACGTTCTCCAGCGAATACACCGCCGGCACGCCGAAGTAGCGGTCGTGGTTCTTCGGGAAGTTGAACTCGCCGCGCAGCTTCTTGCGGATCAGGGACAGCATCGCGTCATGCTCGGTGCGCGACAGGTCGCGGACGCGGATCTGGGTGACGTCGCTGCGCCCGCCGGCGGAGCCGACAGTGATGACCGGCTGCTTGCGGCGGCGGCACCAGGCGATCATCTCGACCTTGCTGCGGAAGCTGTCGCAGGCGTCCAGCACCAGGTCCACTGGCGTCCCCAGCAGGTCGTCCAGGTTGGACGGCGTGAGGAACTGCGGCTTCAGGTCGAGCACGATGTACGGATTGATGGCCCGGCAACGCTCCGCCATCGCCTCGATCTTGGCGCGCCCGTATTGCCCTTCCAGCGCCGGCAACTGCCGGTTGGTATTGGACACGCACAGATCGTCCGCATCGACCAGGGTCAGCTTGCCCACGCCGCTGCGCGCCAGCGCTTCCACCGCCCACGAGCCAACGCCGCCGATACCCACCACGGTGACGTGGCAACCGGACAGGCGCGCCAATGCGCCGCTGCCGTACAGGCGGTCGATGCCGCCGAAGCGATCCTTCAGACTGGTTTCCATCGGCATAGTCTAGGGCCACGCCAGCGGCCGCGCCCGAGGCCATGTTGCAAGCCGTGTTGCAAGCCGTGTTGCGCTGCGCCATGCTGCAACCAGCGCCGCTTAGAGTCACTGCTCAATGTCTGCGATCCGCGTCATCAAGAAATACCCGAATCGTCGCCTGTACGACACCGAGATTTCCAGCTACATCACGATCGAGGACGTGCGCCAGCTGATTGTCGATGGCGAGACGTTCGAAGTGCGCGACGCCAAGACCGGCGATGATTTGACGCGGCAGGTGCTGCTGCAAATCATCACCGAGCACGAGCAGGACGGGCAGCCGATGCTGTCCACCCAGCTGCTGAGCCAGTTGATCCGGTTCTACGGTGACTCGCTGCAGGGCTTCATGGGCAATTATCTTGAGCGTTCGATGCAGACGTTCCTGGAGCAGCAGCAGCAGTTCCGCCAGCAGATGGGCGGCCTGCTCGGGCAGACGCCCTGGGCCATGCTCAACCAGCTGACCGAGCGCAACATGGGGCTGTGGAAAGAGTTCCAGCAGAACCTTGGCAACGGCCTCGGCAGTGCCCCTGCAGCGCAGCCCGACAAGCCCCGGCGCAAACCACGCTGACGCCGGCGACGCGCATCACCAGGCAAACCGCAGGCCGGGCAGCGCTTGCGCAGAGGCCGTCAGCGCATGCCGCCGGCGGTGGCGGCTTCGCCGCAAAACTTCGCCCGATACGCCAACGCTTTCGGCATCAAGTGCTGCAGGTCCTGGATGCGGCTGCCGGCACTGGGATGGGTGGAGGCGAATTCCGGCGGCGCATTGCCCGCCGACGTCTGATCCATGCGCTGCCACAGCGGCACCGATGCCTGCGGGTCGAAGCAGGCCGAGGCGGCCAGCATCAGCCCGAGTTCGTCGGCCTGGACTTCCTGTTTGCGTGCATAGGGCAGCGCGCTGCCATAACCATAAGCCGACATCACGCTTTGCAGCGTCCCGGAGTCCATTCCGCTGGCAGCGCCCGCCACCTGCCCCAGCTGCTCCAATTTGCCGCGGGTCATCCGCTGCGCGCCGTGCCGTAACAGCGCATGGGCGATCTCGTGACCCATCACCACGGCGATCGCATCGGGGTTCTGCGCAACCGGCAGCAGCCCGGTATAGACCGCAATCTTGCCGCCAGGCAAGCAAAACGCATTGACTTGATCGGACTGCAACACCGTCACCGCCCAGTCGAAGGATTTTTCAATGTGGTTGGCCTGCAGGCCGTGCTCAGCCGCCAGCGCATCCGTCACCTGCGGGATACTGGCAATCAGACGCTCCGCGATGCCGCGCACCTGCCTGGACACCGGCGCATTGGCAGGCAGCGGCTGTTCCTGTCGCAGTACCTGCTGGTAGGCCTGCAGACCCAGCGACTTTTCCTGTTCCGTCGAGATGTTCTTGTCGATCACCACTGGCTCGCCGGTCACCGGGTCGATGCTGCGATTGGAAACCCAGTACCAAACCGCGTACCCGGCAAACAGCAGCAGCACCCACAAACGCAAGCCACCGCGCCGCTGCCCCACTCGATTCTGGTTCATTGCCCGCTCCTTGTCTGGCACCGCACGCGCGCATCGGCATGCCCGCGAATCACAGCTGTCGCACCAGCCTGAATCCTACCCGCCCGTTGGTGACGTCCACGCCGCCGGACATGCGCCAAGCGGAGCGCACCTGCACCGGGGCGCTGGCCCATGCGCCCCCACGATACATGCGGGTGCGGCATCCCGGATTCACCCAGGCCGCGCCATTTGCCGGCGCACGCCGATAGCCCCTGTGCCAGCAATCCGCGACCCATTCGCTGACATTGCCGGCCATGTCGAACAATCCGAATCGATTGCCGGCAAAGCTGCCGACCGGGGCAGGCCCCCACCAACCATCCGCATAGCCGGAAAACGCGTTGTTCCAACGCCGCCCCTGTGGCGATACATCCTTTCCACCGGCCAGGTTGCCCACGCCCGCCGGCGGCGCGCCGTTGCCCCACGGATACAAGCCCTGCCCACCGGCACGCAGGGCGTATTCGAATTCGGCTTCGCTGGGCAGGCGGTAATGGGCTCCGGTCTGGTCAGACAACCATTGCGCGTAAGCCTCGGCGTCACGCGCAGTGATGTGGACCACCGGCATGTCGGCAGCTGCCGGCCGGCCGTCGTAACCGGAGCGCCAATCAATCCCGCTGCCGCGCACGAAATTGCCGCTGCGCACGTCATAGGCCATCGAATGCCCGCGCTGGGTCGCGCGCGGCACGAAGCCGCTGGCCTCGACGAAACGGCGGAACTGCCCCACCGTGATTTCATGCCGGGACATCGCCATCCCGCGCTCGAATCTGACCGGATGCTGCGGCTGTTCATCGGCACTGGCGTCCGGTTCGCCCGATGCCGCCCCCATGTGGAACACCCCATGCGGAAGCACGACCAGCGATGGCCCGCGACTGCCGTCGGGCATGGCATCGGTGAACACCTGACCCGGGCGGAACAGCCCGTAGTGGCTCACCAAGTCGATGCGCTGGCGCAATTCCGCACCCGCCGCGTCGCCCGGCCTTGCGATGCGCAGCATGTCGGCCAGGCGCTCGCGGGCGAACTGCAGGCCTGCGACGTCGCCCAGCGCCATCAACCCCTCATCGCGCATTCGCCGCAGCAGATCGGTCCGCGTGGTTTCGATTCGCATGCGCGCCGCGGGGATGGTTTGCGGATCCGCGCGAACGCGTTCAGCGCGCGCCAGCACCGCGTAAGCCACGTTGAAATCGGCGGCCACCGCGCGTGACTGCGCCTGCGCAATCAGCGCGGCCTCGACTGCGGCAATCCCCTGCTCCGCGCGCGACTGCGCCGGCCACAACGCCTGCGCCTTGCGGAACAATGCCAACGCGCCGCCGGGCGCATCCAGATTGCCCGCCTGCAGCGCACGCTGCCCGGCCACGCAAAGGTCGAACGCGTTGCCGGCACGATCGACATCGTCCAGATACGACTGCACCTGCGGCAATGCCGGCCACAGGCTGCGCAGCACGTTGCCCATGCGCTGCGCATAGCGCAGCGACGCCAGATCATCGCCTGCTGCAAGCGCCGAGCGCGCCTGCGCCAACAACGCCAACTGCGCCCGCTCCAGCAGGCGTGCATCCTGCGCATTGCCGGGTTGCAGCGCCTGCAGGGCAAGCAGCAGCGGCACGGCCGAATGCGCCGTTTCGAACAGATCCCCGTTCGCCAGCGCGCGCGCGGCGGCCGCGCGCGCGCGCGCGGGACGGTCGATATGCACCGCGGGCAGCGACCAGCTCAATACATCCGCCAGCGCATCATCGCCCTGGATGCTGACCCGCCCCTGCGATGCGGCCTGCCCGGCAGGGGACGGTGCCTGGACCTGCGGTGGCGGCACCGGCGCAGGCGGCGCTGCCGCCTGCGGCTTGCAGCCCGCAAGCGCCAGCCCTGCGCCCAATGCCGTGAGTACTGCGCGTGCGTGCAAACCCCTACTCCGTGAACACCGGCCGCGTGCCGAGCAACCCGATGGATGAAGTTAGGCCATGTCCCGCACCCCGGCAACCGCATAATGTGCGGATGACAGACTGGATCGACACCCCCGACGCGCTGCGTGCGCGCCTTGCAAACCCGCCCGCCGTCATTGGCCTGGACACGGAATTCATCCGCGAACGCACCTACTGGCCGCAATTGGCGCTGGTGCAGATCGCATTGGGCGGCGACAACAGCGACATCCTGCTGGTGGATCCGCTGGTTCCCGGAATGTGCCAAGCACTGGCCCCCCTGCTGGCGGATCCCGCCATCCTCAAACTGATGCACAGTCCCAGCGAAGATCTGGTGGCATTCCAACACGCCTGCGCCACGCTGCCGGCACCCATGTTCGATACCCAGGCGGCAGCCGCGCTGTGCGGCCTGGGTGCCGGGCTGAGCTACCAGAAACTGGTGCAGGCGGTGACCGGCGTCGAGCTGGCCAAGGGCGAAACCCGCTCGGACTGGCTGCGGCGCCCCCTGTCAGCATCGCAACTGGAGTACGCCGCCGACGATGTACACCATCTGCACGCCCTGCATCGCGAGCTGCGGGCGCGTCTGGAAGCCCTTGGCCGCGCCGCGTGGCTGGACGAAGACAGCGTGCGCCAGTTGACCAACGCCGCCAGTGGCGAAGGCGAGCGTTGGCCGCATCTGACACTGCGCAGCGCACAGTTCCTTGACGCAGCGGGCCAGCGCCGCCTGCTGCGCCTGCTGCGTTGGCGCGAAGCGCAAGCCCGCAGCAGCGACCGCCCGCGCGGCTGGATCCTCGACAACGAACTGGCCACCACGCTGGCCCGCCATCACCCGACCGACCAGCGCAGCTTCCAGACGCTGCTGGATGCCGCCGCCAAATCCCCGCGCGGCTTGCGCGATGCCGTATGGGAAGCACTGACGACCCCATTGCCCGACG contains:
- a CDS encoding M48 family metallopeptidase, which codes for MNQNRVGQRRGGLRLWVLLLFAGYAVWYWVSNRSIDPVTGEPVVIDKNISTEQEKSLGLQAYQQVLRQEQPLPANAPVSRQVRGIAERLIASIPQVTDALAAEHGLQANHIEKSFDWAVTVLQSDQVNAFCLPGGKIAVYTGLLPVAQNPDAIAVVMGHEIAHALLRHGAQRMTRGKLEQLGQVAGAASGMDSGTLQSVMSAYGYGSALPYARKQEVQADELGLMLAASACFDPQASVPLWQRMDQTSAGNAPPEFASTHPSAGSRIQDLQHLMPKALAYRAKFCGEAATAGGMR
- the rnd gene encoding ribonuclease D; this encodes MTDWIDTPDALRARLANPPAVIGLDTEFIRERTYWPQLALVQIALGGDNSDILLVDPLVPGMCQALAPLLADPAILKLMHSPSEDLVAFQHACATLPAPMFDTQAAAALCGLGAGLSYQKLVQAVTGVELAKGETRSDWLRRPLSASQLEYAADDVHHLHALHRELRARLEALGRAAWLDEDSVRQLTNAASGEGERWPHLTLRSAQFLDAAGQRRLLRLLRWREAQARSSDRPRGWILDNELATTLARHHPTDQRSFQTLLDAAAKSPRGLRDAVWEALTTPLPDEADAPLARGDDRDKKQLRALQDAVAATAADLQLPEGVLASRRVLEGLQDGNGWTGPLAGWRRAVLEPRLSPLL
- the phaR gene encoding polyhydroxyalkanoate synthesis repressor PhaR, whose amino-acid sequence is MSAIRVIKKYPNRRLYDTEISSYITIEDVRQLIVDGETFEVRDAKTGDDLTRQVLLQIITEHEQDGQPMLSTQLLSQLIRFYGDSLQGFMGNYLERSMQTFLEQQQQFRQQMGGLLGQTPWAMLNQLTERNMGLWKEFQQNLGNGLGSAPAAQPDKPRRKPR
- a CDS encoding tRNA threonylcarbamoyladenosine dehydratase, with amino-acid sequence METSLKDRFGGIDRLYGSGALARLSGCHVTVVGIGGVGSWAVEALARSGVGKLTLVDADDLCVSNTNRQLPALEGQYGRAKIEAMAERCRAINPYIVLDLKPQFLTPSNLDDLLGTPVDLVLDACDSFRSKVEMIAWCRRRKQPVITVGSAGGRSDVTQIRVRDLSRTEHDAMLSLIRKKLRGEFNFPKNHDRYFGVPAVYSLENVRYPQADGSVCGVRPQLGKDEALKLDCGAGLGAATHVTGAFAFAAVGKAMEMLLKPKQL
- a CDS encoding formylglycine-generating enzyme family protein; this translates as MHARAVLTALGAGLALAGCKPQAAAPPAPVPPPQVQAPSPAGQAASQGRVSIQGDDALADVLSWSLPAVHIDRPARARAAAARALANGDLFETAHSAVPLLLALQALQPGNAQDARLLERAQLALLAQARSALAAGDDLASLRYAQRMGNVLRSLWPALPQVQSYLDDVDRAGNAFDLCVAGQRALQAGNLDAPGGALALFRKAQALWPAQSRAEQGIAAVEAALIAQAQSRAVAADFNVAYAVLARAERVRADPQTIPAARMRIETTRTDLLRRMRDEGLMALGDVAGLQFARERLADMLRIARPGDAAGAELRQRIDLVSHYGLFRPGQVFTDAMPDGSRGPSLVVLPHGVFHMGAASGEPDASADEQPQHPVRFERGMAMSRHEITVGQFRRFVEASGFVPRATQRGHSMAYDVRSGNFVRGSGIDWRSGYDGRPAAADMPVVHITARDAEAYAQWLSDQTGAHYRLPSEAEFEYALRAGGQGLYPWGNGAPPAGVGNLAGGKDVSPQGRRWNNAFSGYADGWWGPAPVGSFAGNRFGLFDMAGNVSEWVADCWHRGYRRAPANGAAWVNPGCRTRMYRGGAWASAPVQVRSAWRMSGGVDVTNGRVGFRLVRQL